The Synchiropus splendidus isolate RoL2022-P1 chromosome 8, RoL_Sspl_1.0, whole genome shotgun sequence genome has a window encoding:
- the LOC128764104 gene encoding lysophosphatidic acid receptor 6-like produces the protein MPDRNMSNDTIQGFQVEEKNLLYAGFYGCIMVLGFLLNAVSLWILCRRHSLKSPSSVFMVSLALSDLLLTVSLPLRVYYHATGTWPLGNAACVSTRMLFRYNLFNGCIFITLISVDRLLAVVFPLKTRHLRTVANAWKTAALIWVLLICVCIPESVDLFGDLKRSNVIVCFANQEHHHHRGKNIFQVVFLLFLLLLSIVSTVLVTWSLYRLKNSKMVKNRVKVMMHFLMNIIMFTVFFLPLAIALLLPEETLVKPLECLASANCCVDPLLYYFSFGGVWKRDRPARESPHPVLIASTLHMIFSSSPYNPLKAFFACVIFQRGPIVGINISSYLRDRKSCSVFYTDVVNPHFVE, from the exons ATGCCTGACAGAAACATGTCCAACGACACCATCCAAGGCtttcaggtggaggagaagaattTGCTGTACGCTGGATTCTATGGATGCATCATGGTACTGGGTTTTCTTCTCAATGCTGTGTCCTTGTGGATTCTGTGTCGCCGTCACAGCCTCAAATCCCCCAGTTCCGTCTTCATGGTCAGTCTGGCGCTCTCTGACCTTCTGCTGACCGTCTCTCTGCCGCTGAGGGTCTACTACCATGCCACGGGAACCTGGCCTCTAGGCAACGCAGCTTGTGTCTCCACCAGGATGCTCTTTCGCTACAATCTCTTCAACGGCTGCATCTTCATCACCCTCATCAGTGTGGATcgtctgctggccgtggttttCCCTCTCAAGACCCGACACCTGAGAACTGTGGCCAACGCTTGGAAAACAGCAGCACTCATCTGGGTCCTCCTGATCTGCGTGTGCATCCCGGAGAGTGTGGACCTTTTTGGAGACTTGAAACGCTCCAATGTGATAGTCTGTTTTGCAAATCaagagcatcatcatcatcgaggcaaaaatatttttcaggtGGTGTTTCTCCTTTTTCTGCTGTTGCTCAGCATTGTGTCCACGGTTTTGGTGACTTGGTCTTTGTATAGACTGAAAAACTCCAAAATGGTCAAAAACAGAGTAAAAGTTATGATGCACTTCCTGATGAACATCATCAtgttcactgtgttttttttgccGCTGGCCATTGCGCTTTTATTGCCAGAAGAGACGTTGGTTAAACCCTTAGAATGCCTCGCCAGTGCCAACTGCTGTGTGGATCCACTGTTGTACTACTTTTCGTTTGGCGGAGTCTGGAAGAGAGACCGGCCTGCAAGAGAG TCACCACATCCTGTGCTGATAGCCTCCACTCTCCACATGATCTTCAGCAGCTCACCATACAACCCTCTGAAAGCTTTTTTTGCCTGTGTGATTTTTCAACGGGGTCCAATTGTTGGAATTAACATCAGTTCCTACCTGAGAGACAGGAAGAGTTGTTCCGTCTTCTACACTGATGTTGTAAATCCTCAttttgttgaataa